A single window of Bradyrhizobium daqingense DNA harbors:
- a CDS encoding amidase yields the protein MTPKPSICDLTAKTLVRTIATGQLSARDAVEAHLARIAEQDPRLAAFVTIDADGARRAAQICDAASTPIGPLHGVPVAIKDLTDTAGLTTTYGSVLFRDHVPAEDDLVVARLRRAGAVILGKTNTPEFGFGAVCSNKLCGPTRNPFDAVLTSGGSSGGAAVAAAAGMVPLAHGTDFGGSVRTPASFCGVASIRPTPGRIASTRRPLGWDMLATHGFLARDVGDLELALSVCGGSDANDPLSTSIGNDDRPLAGRPRIAVTPDFGVAPVARDVRARFASACDALARVADVAPSSPDCGGAIEAFRTLRAAHIANSYGELLRPRRAELTPTVIWNIEAGAKLSAEDYLNAERRRTAIYRSFRASFARADFLVAPAASVFPWSNEISDVMFIDDAALETPIDYLAVTFIVSLVGFPVLTLPVQRGENELPFGIQIIAPPGCESRLFAFGRAIENELGFSHRRPPL from the coding sequence ATGACGCCGAAGCCATCGATCTGCGACCTCACTGCGAAAACCCTTGTGCGCACCATCGCGACGGGCCAGCTGTCCGCGCGCGACGCCGTCGAGGCGCATCTGGCGCGGATCGCGGAACAGGATCCGCGGCTGGCGGCGTTCGTCACCATCGATGCGGATGGCGCCCGCCGCGCCGCGCAAATCTGCGATGCGGCGTCCACGCCGATCGGCCCGCTGCACGGTGTGCCTGTCGCGATCAAAGACCTCACCGATACGGCTGGGCTGACGACCACGTATGGGTCGGTGCTGTTCCGCGATCACGTGCCGGCCGAGGACGATCTCGTAGTGGCACGGTTGCGACGCGCTGGTGCAGTGATCCTGGGCAAGACCAATACACCCGAATTCGGCTTCGGCGCGGTCTGCTCCAATAAATTGTGCGGGCCGACGCGCAATCCGTTCGATGCCGTGCTGACATCCGGCGGATCGTCCGGTGGGGCTGCTGTCGCCGCTGCGGCTGGCATGGTGCCGCTCGCTCACGGCACCGATTTCGGCGGCTCGGTGCGTACGCCCGCCAGCTTCTGCGGTGTCGCCTCGATCCGGCCGACACCCGGCCGCATTGCCTCGACGCGCCGTCCGCTGGGCTGGGACATGCTGGCGACCCACGGCTTCCTCGCCCGCGATGTCGGAGATCTCGAACTGGCGCTGTCGGTCTGTGGGGGAAGCGACGCGAACGATCCGCTCTCGACCAGCATTGGCAATGATGATCGCCCGCTCGCCGGACGTCCCCGGATCGCAGTCACGCCCGATTTCGGCGTTGCGCCGGTCGCGCGCGACGTCCGTGCGCGCTTCGCCTCCGCCTGCGACGCGCTCGCGCGCGTGGCCGATGTCGCGCCATCCTCCCCCGATTGCGGCGGTGCGATCGAAGCCTTCCGCACGCTGCGCGCCGCGCACATAGCCAACAGCTATGGCGAACTGCTGAGGCCGCGCCGCGCTGAGCTTACGCCCACCGTGATCTGGAACATCGAGGCCGGAGCCAAGCTCTCGGCCGAGGATTACCTCAACGCCGAGCGGCGCCGCACCGCGATCTACCGCAGCTTTCGTGCATCGTTCGCCCGCGCCGATTTCCTGGTCGCGCCGGCTGCTTCCGTCTTTCCGTGGTCGAACGAGATCAGCGACGTCATGTTCATCGACGATGCGGCGCTGGAGACGCCGATCGACTATCTCGCCGTCACGTTCATCGTGTCGCTGGTCGGCTTCCCGGTGCTGACCTTGCCGGTGCAGCGTGGGGAGAACGAATTGCCCTTCGGTATCCAGATCATCGCGCCCCCGGGCTGCGAATCCCGTCTGTTTGCCTTCGGGCGTGCCATCGAAAACGAATTGGGCTTTTCGCATCGCCGGCCGCCTCTCTGA
- a CDS encoding ABC transporter ATP-binding protein, whose protein sequence is MAEAQGGRSLVVDAVTHRYPSGALAVENINLDIKGGEIIALLGPSGCGKTTLLRIIAGFIAQTQGRIIIGDDIVDRLPPNKRAVGIVFQNYALFPHLSISENVAYGLAARGIDKATRQREAQRLLDLVQLPAMAERLPRQLSGGQQQRVALARALAIKPSILLLDEPFAALDKNLRLDMQIEVKRLQRVSGITTLIVTHDQEEALSMADRVAVLSHGKLEQFGSPSDVYDRPQTLFVNTFVGSTNRMPGVVVSADRTAAKVRLDAGAEIIARPAGNLTEGGRVTVCIRPEHLQFVGHETGFAGVVAMSLPLGATVVHEITTADGSGVKVSQARIGETRALESGAAVRLAPLAPSLANAFPATL, encoded by the coding sequence ATGGCTGAAGCGCAAGGCGGACGTTCGCTCGTCGTCGATGCCGTCACGCACCGCTATCCCAGCGGCGCACTCGCGGTCGAGAACATCAATCTCGACATCAAGGGCGGCGAGATCATCGCCCTGCTCGGCCCGTCAGGATGCGGCAAGACCACGCTGCTGCGGATCATCGCGGGCTTCATTGCGCAGACGCAAGGCCGGATCATCATCGGCGACGACATTGTCGATAGACTGCCGCCGAACAAGCGCGCCGTGGGCATCGTATTCCAGAATTACGCGCTATTCCCGCATCTGTCGATCAGCGAGAACGTGGCTTACGGGCTCGCCGCCCGCGGCATCGATAAGGCGACGCGCCAGCGCGAGGCGCAGCGCCTGCTCGACCTGGTGCAATTGCCCGCGATGGCCGAGCGGCTGCCGCGGCAGCTTTCCGGCGGCCAACAGCAGCGCGTGGCGCTGGCCCGCGCGCTCGCGATCAAGCCGTCGATCCTGCTGCTCGACGAGCCCTTCGCCGCGCTCGACAAGAATCTGCGGCTGGACATGCAGATCGAGGTCAAACGGCTGCAGCGCGTCTCCGGCATCACCACGCTGATCGTGACACACGACCAGGAGGAAGCCCTCTCGATGGCCGACCGGGTCGCCGTGCTGAGCCATGGCAAGCTCGAGCAATTCGGATCGCCGTCCGATGTCTACGATCGCCCGCAGACCCTGTTCGTGAACACGTTTGTCGGCTCGACCAATCGCATGCCCGGCGTCGTGGTCTCCGCGGACCGCACGGCCGCGAAAGTCCGGCTCGACGCCGGCGCGGAGATCATCGCGCGGCCGGCGGGCAACCTCACCGAAGGCGGCCGCGTCACCGTGTGCATCCGCCCCGAGCATCTGCAATTCGTCGGCCACGAAACCGGCTTTGCCGGCGTGGTCGCCATGTCGCTGCCGCTCGGGGCCACCGTCGTGCACGAGATCACCACGGCCGACGGCTCCGGCGTAAAGGTATCACAGGCGCGTATCGGCGAGACGCGCGCGCTGGAGAGCGGCGCGGCCGTGCGCCTCGCACCGCTCGCCCCCTCGCTCGCCAACGCCTTTCCCGCAACACTTTAG